A genomic stretch from Dyella sp. M7H15-1 includes:
- a CDS encoding DUF1328 domain-containing protein, which translates to MLHYALVFLVIAVISALLGFTRIAGTAAWIAKVLFVLFLILAAIAFLR; encoded by the coding sequence ATGCTGCATTACGCCCTGGTTTTTCTGGTTATCGCTGTCATCTCAGCCTTGCTTGGATTTACGCGTATTGCTGGTACCGCTGCCTGGATCGCCAAGGTACTGTTTGTGCTCTTTCTGATCCTGGCCGCGATCGCCTTTTTGCGGTGA
- a CDS encoding phage holin family protein: MHDSVRDNEAAGQTEPPPRSAPSGLIDELGQLAGAVRRLFGEQMHLLVAELGLARSAVSWLLAAGLIATVTGVGLGLTVLGLIGLVLAKWLHSWIAAFAVLAVLEALALFGAVLLFRRCMHWMSLPASRQEWGAIMRDTLQKAEQDIEADKRSD; this comes from the coding sequence ATGCACGATTCCGTGCGCGATAACGAGGCGGCCGGGCAAACCGAGCCGCCGCCAAGGTCAGCGCCAAGCGGCCTGATCGATGAACTTGGTCAGTTGGCCGGGGCGGTGCGCCGGTTGTTTGGCGAGCAAATGCACCTGCTGGTTGCCGAACTGGGATTGGCGCGCAGCGCCGTTTCCTGGCTGCTGGCGGCTGGCCTGATTGCGACCGTGACAGGTGTTGGTCTCGGCTTGACCGTGTTGGGCCTGATCGGACTGGTGTTGGCCAAATGGCTCCATTCCTGGATCGCAGCCTTTGCCGTGCTTGCCGTGTTGGAAGCACTGGCACTCTTTGGTGCCGTCCTGTTGTTCCGTCGTTGCATGCATTGGATGAGCTTGCCCGCCAGCCGTCAGGAATGGGGGGCGATCATGCGCGATACTTTGCAAAAGGCCGAGCAGGACATCGAGGCCGACAAGCGTTCGGACTGA
- a CDS encoding DUF883 family protein → MNKEVQAHETHEHEHEHNIHERIDHGAERIKQATSDAVANSKDKFGRVADHLEDGLHRATDKAAHAANRASDKVDEAKERGRAAYGQARDRADEWLDEVRDYVREKPVQAVAIALGAGWLLGRILRR, encoded by the coding sequence ATGAACAAAGAAGTCCAGGCGCACGAGACGCACGAACACGAGCACGAGCACAACATCCACGAGCGCATCGACCATGGCGCCGAACGCATCAAGCAGGCTACGTCCGACGCCGTCGCCAACAGCAAAGACAAGTTCGGGCGCGTCGCCGATCATCTTGAGGACGGACTGCACCGCGCCACCGACAAGGCCGCGCATGCCGCCAACCGCGCCAGCGATAAGGTGGACGAAGCGAAAGAGCGGGGTCGTGCCGCCTACGGCCAGGCCCGGGATCGCGCCGACGAATGGCTGGACGAAGTGCGTGACTACGTTCGCGAGAAGCCAGTCCAGGCCGTTGCCATTGCATTGGGCGCGGGCTGGCTGCTTGGCCGTATCCTTCGTCGCTGA
- a CDS encoding Lrp/AsnC family transcriptional regulator: MNSLDRTDLRILAVLQGEGRITNAELAERVSLSPSACLRRLQRLEGEGILVGYIAQLDPEAVGLGLQAFVRVQLTKHEAETIERFVKHVNTWDEVVACYALTGDMDYLMHIYVADLQHFSRFLLDRLLNASGVADVNSSFVLRTVKRSAALPLSQLEH; this comes from the coding sequence ATGAATAGCCTGGACCGCACTGACCTGCGCATCCTCGCCGTATTGCAGGGCGAGGGTCGCATCACCAATGCCGAGCTGGCTGAGCGGGTCAGCTTGTCCCCATCCGCCTGTTTGCGCCGCCTGCAGCGGCTGGAGGGGGAGGGCATCCTTGTTGGCTACATCGCCCAGCTCGATCCGGAAGCCGTCGGCCTGGGCCTGCAGGCTTTCGTGCGCGTGCAGCTCACCAAGCACGAGGCCGAAACCATCGAGCGCTTCGTCAAGCATGTGAACACCTGGGACGAGGTGGTGGCCTGCTACGCACTCACCGGTGACATGGACTACCTGATGCACATTTACGTAGCGGACTTGCAGCACTTCTCGCGCTTCCTGCTGGACCGCCTGCTTAATGCCTCGGGCGTGGCCGACGTGAATTCCAGTTTCGTGCTGCGTACGGTCAAGCGTTCAGCCGCCCTGCCTTTGAGCCAGCTCGAACACTGA
- a CDS encoding AI-2E family transporter produces MTGIKPTALPSNTPEAGAPHATAPAPTPAAVLTSKQIKQAAQGVHRLRGHLRAIRMTLNALLILALLYTVTLVKALIIPLVLAAFIGLALNPIVARGTRHHIPRWLGASVLMITLIAGIGRGIGMLSGPAMTWLHTAPSQIRSFIPKLEHFTRPLEAAGRATQTLVNGHPSLSAQSPGEVAFNAWDVLANAPKVLAAVLTVLLLVFFFLVYGDLILRRLVEIAPNFGYKRHAVNLVRGIQTEVSRYILTTVLINASLGLVTASMLYLMHMPDPLLWGTVAMFANFIPYVGAIVTTTTLLFVGLIHFEQLPDALLPAFCFACITAVEGNLITPMILGRRMRVSPIAILIWLLIWGWLWGVPGALLAVPMLTSAKLIAERVRGWEWFARIVQR; encoded by the coding sequence ATGACCGGCATCAAGCCCACGGCATTGCCCAGCAATACGCCAGAGGCCGGAGCACCGCACGCAACAGCGCCAGCCCCGACACCTGCCGCTGTACTCACCTCCAAACAGATCAAGCAGGCCGCACAAGGTGTACACCGCTTGCGAGGACACCTGCGCGCCATCCGCATGACGCTCAATGCCCTGTTGATCCTGGCCCTGCTCTACACCGTCACCCTCGTCAAAGCGCTGATCATTCCGCTGGTGCTGGCCGCCTTTATTGGCTTGGCGTTGAATCCCATCGTTGCGCGCGGCACACGCCATCACATACCGCGCTGGTTGGGCGCAAGCGTGCTGATGATCACGCTGATCGCCGGCATCGGTCGCGGCATCGGCATGCTGAGCGGGCCAGCAATGACCTGGCTGCATACCGCGCCGTCGCAGATCCGCAGCTTCATTCCCAAGCTTGAACACTTCACTCGCCCCCTGGAAGCGGCAGGCCGCGCCACGCAGACGCTCGTCAACGGTCATCCAAGCTTGTCGGCGCAGAGTCCTGGTGAAGTTGCCTTCAACGCTTGGGACGTACTGGCGAACGCGCCGAAAGTGCTGGCGGCAGTGCTCACCGTGCTGCTGTTGGTGTTCTTTTTCCTGGTCTATGGCGACCTGATCCTGCGCCGATTGGTGGAGATCGCGCCGAATTTCGGCTACAAGCGTCACGCGGTGAACCTCGTGCGCGGCATCCAGACCGAAGTGTCGCGCTACATCCTCACCACCGTGCTGATCAACGCCTCGCTCGGCCTCGTCACCGCCAGCATGCTGTACCTCATGCACATGCCTGATCCATTGCTATGGGGCACGGTGGCGATGTTCGCCAACTTCATTCCTTACGTCGGCGCCATCGTCACCACCACCACGCTGCTGTTCGTCGGCTTGATCCATTTCGAGCAACTGCCGGACGCACTGCTGCCCGCGTTCTGCTTTGCGTGCATCACCGCGGTCGAAGGCAACCTGATCACGCCAATGATTCTGGGCAGGCGCATGCGCGTCAGCCCCATCGCCATCCTGATCTGGCTGCTTATCTGGGGTTGGCTATGGGGCGTGCCCGGCGCGCTGCTGGCGGTACCGATGCTGACCAGCGCGAAGCTGATTGCGGAGCGCGTGCGCGGATGGGAGTGGTTTGCGCGGATAGTGCAGCGCTGA
- a CDS encoding type VI secretion system Vgr family protein, translated as MHDPNDIVAAIAPPLHQRYFVDVTGFARNEASSVREFEVHEQLGHYYRITLTHPEALTRAEMVGKDASFRMLSADGTPRRFAGCITAFSQLRRSQDEYTYRIVIEPHVARLRLTRASRIFQHQTAPQIIEAILRRHGFKGHQFIFKLRRKYPEYTFRFQYQCSDACFMKILMEQEGLFSYVEEGEHGDLLVLGDDIDHYIYLPTLTLPFREPAGLNAGGDAILALETHARTVPQSFRVADYNPDLAWERIQAEANVASKDTTTYGQPYIYGTGHLDQKQAQWEAQLRHEAAISGQVRYQGETTHPGLRCARITHTTEPLPDAPNGMVITEVIHRGARDQAYRNSFKAIPADRRFRLPLDEASWPKIHGTLSARVTSPSKYKYAYLTKAGYYVVRFDLDFDAWNPGGESVPLRLAKPFAGKRQTGMHFPALDGDEAVIEFRDGDPNKPYIAAFHHHSQAVDLITTQDRWLSRNVIRTQSDNKLQMEDWKDQEHVKFSTQHSGKSQLTLGHMVNGNREKRGEGFELRTSAHGAVRAGKGLFISTDDRPGAQGAQLDMQEAMRQLQSAHAQMESLAQVTRDAQAEASDVKAMNEVLQTQLKELQQAVMVLSARSSIAFTTPDTIQHSAGKNLTFTAGESADVGVLRKFRVAAGELISLFAQKMGLSLIASRGKVAIQAQNDAMALSALKDVTVTSTNGKLILSAKKEVWIGAGGSYIRLDATRIESGTPGDILEKCAAWERRTPDSQIRKDTLPWTSELPDLRRHGSKFSG; from the coding sequence ATGCACGACCCGAACGATATCGTGGCGGCCATCGCGCCGCCGCTCCATCAGCGCTACTTCGTCGACGTCACCGGCTTTGCGCGCAACGAAGCGTCGTCCGTGCGCGAGTTCGAAGTACACGAACAGCTCGGCCATTACTACCGCATCACGCTCACGCATCCCGAGGCGCTCACGCGCGCGGAGATGGTCGGCAAGGATGCGAGCTTCCGCATGCTGTCCGCCGACGGCACGCCGCGCCGCTTCGCCGGTTGCATCACCGCCTTCAGTCAACTGCGGCGCAGCCAGGACGAATACACCTATCGCATCGTGATCGAACCGCACGTCGCGCGCCTGCGTCTCACGCGCGCCAGCCGCATCTTCCAGCATCAGACCGCGCCGCAGATCATCGAGGCGATCCTGCGCCGTCACGGCTTCAAGGGGCACCAGTTCATCTTCAAGCTGCGCCGCAAGTACCCGGAATATACTTTTAGATTTCAGTATCAGTGCAGCGACGCATGTTTCATGAAAATACTCATGGAACAGGAAGGCTTATTTTCCTACGTCGAAGAAGGCGAACACGGGGATCTTCTCGTGCTCGGGGACGACATCGACCATTATATATACCTCCCCACGCTGACCCTGCCTTTCCGTGAACCCGCTGGCCTGAATGCCGGCGGTGACGCCATCCTTGCACTCGAAACGCACGCGCGAACCGTGCCGCAGTCGTTCCGGGTGGCCGACTATAACCCGGATCTGGCGTGGGAGCGTATCCAGGCCGAAGCCAATGTCGCGAGTAAGGACACCACGACTTACGGCCAGCCGTATATCTACGGCACCGGTCATCTGGATCAGAAACAAGCCCAATGGGAAGCACAACTGCGCCACGAAGCCGCCATCAGCGGGCAGGTGCGCTATCAGGGCGAGACCACCCATCCCGGCCTGCGCTGCGCGCGCATCACCCACACCACCGAGCCTTTGCCCGATGCACCGAACGGCATGGTGATCACCGAGGTGATCCACCGCGGCGCGCGCGACCAGGCGTATCGCAACAGCTTCAAAGCGATACCGGCCGACCGGCGCTTCCGCCTGCCGCTCGACGAGGCGTCGTGGCCGAAGATCCACGGCACGCTATCCGCGCGCGTCACCTCGCCGAGCAAATACAAGTACGCCTACCTGACCAAGGCCGGCTACTACGTGGTGCGCTTCGATCTGGATTTCGATGCCTGGAATCCCGGTGGCGAAAGCGTGCCGTTGCGTCTTGCCAAACCCTTCGCCGGCAAGCGGCAGACCGGCATGCACTTCCCCGCGCTGGATGGCGACGAAGCCGTCATCGAGTTCCGCGACGGCGACCCGAACAAGCCCTATATCGCCGCCTTCCACCACCACAGCCAAGCCGTCGACCTGATCACCACCCAGGACCGCTGGCTGTCGCGCAACGTGATCCGCACGCAAAGCGACAACAAGCTGCAGATGGAAGACTGGAAGGACCAGGAGCACGTCAAGTTCAGCACGCAGCATTCGGGCAAGAGCCAACTCACGCTTGGCCATATGGTCAACGGCAACCGCGAGAAGCGCGGTGAGGGCTTTGAGCTGCGCACGTCGGCGCACGGCGCCGTGCGCGCCGGCAAAGGGTTGTTCATCAGCACCGACGATCGGCCCGGTGCCCAGGGCGCGCAGCTCGACATGCAGGAAGCCATGCGGCAACTCCAGTCCGCGCATGCGCAGATGGAAAGTTTGGCGCAGGTGACCCGCGACGCACAGGCCGAAGCGTCTGACGTCAAGGCGATGAACGAGGTCCTGCAAACGCAGCTCAAGGAACTACAACAGGCTGTGATGGTGTTGTCGGCACGCTCGTCCATTGCCTTCACCACACCAGACACGATCCAGCACAGTGCCGGAAAGAACCTCACTTTCACTGCGGGCGAAAGCGCCGACGTGGGCGTGCTACGCAAGTTTCGCGTGGCGGCCGGCGAACTGATCAGCCTGTTCGCGCAGAAGATGGGGCTATCGCTCATCGCCAGTCGGGGCAAAGTCGCCATCCAGGCGCAGAACGACGCGATGGCACTGTCCGCCCTCAAGGATGTGACCGTGACCAGCACCAACGGCAAACTCATCCTGTCCGCGAAAAAAGAGGTGTGGATCGGTGCCGGTGGCTCCTACATCCGCCTCGATGCCACGCGCATCGAAAGCGGCACGCCGGGCGACATTCTCGAAAAATGCGCGGCGTGGGAGAGGCGGACGCCGGATTCACAGATCAGGAAAGACACCCTGCCATGGACAAGTGAACTGCCTGACCTGCGACGTCATGGCTCGAAGTTCTCGGGCTGA
- a CDS encoding lysophospholipid acyltransferase family protein, whose translation MSIEAVSAPDRDLLRPLRYLWRVPLLLLHVVLGILLCGFILTWNRHAVMKSGREPFTHRMIRAWSKALMRIFGLRSVRVGQPMRDAVLFVANHTSWIDIELLHSQRAACFVAKAEIANWPLVGWLAASGGTIFHRRGNNHSLATVMQAMVERLREGRSVAVFPEGGTGHNGVLRVFHARIFQAALDAEVAVQPVALRFMRDGRRQIDAGFREDENFLQNFLRMLGGAPMDAEVHFLEQVPISQDGRRRMADLARERIAKALEDRAA comes from the coding sequence ATGAGCATCGAAGCCGTTTCCGCCCCGGACCGAGACCTGCTGCGCCCGCTGCGTTACCTGTGGCGGGTACCCCTGTTGCTGCTGCATGTGGTGCTCGGCATCTTGCTGTGCGGGTTCATCCTTACCTGGAACCGCCACGCAGTGATGAAGAGCGGGCGCGAGCCTTTCACCCATCGCATGATCCGCGCATGGTCCAAGGCGCTGATGCGCATCTTCGGCTTGCGTTCCGTGCGTGTCGGCCAACCCATGCGGGACGCCGTATTGTTCGTCGCCAATCACACCTCGTGGATCGATATCGAACTGCTGCACAGCCAACGCGCGGCCTGCTTCGTGGCCAAGGCCGAGATCGCAAACTGGCCGCTGGTCGGATGGCTGGCAGCCAGCGGTGGCACCATCTTCCATCGCCGTGGCAACAATCACTCGCTGGCCACGGTCATGCAGGCGATGGTCGAGCGGCTGCGCGAAGGTCGCTCAGTGGCGGTATTTCCCGAAGGTGGTACCGGTCACAACGGCGTGCTGAGAGTGTTCCATGCGCGCATCTTCCAGGCCGCACTGGACGCCGAAGTGGCGGTGCAGCCGGTGGCCCTGCGTTTCATGCGGGATGGCAGGCGGCAGATCGACGCCGGTTTTCGCGAAGACGAAAACTTCCTGCAAAACTTCCTGCGCATGCTCGGCGGCGCGCCGATGGATGCGGAAGTGCATTTTCTGGAACAGGTGCCGATCAGCCAGGATGGTCGACGCCGTATGGCCGATCTGGCGCGCGAGCGCATCGCCAAAGCGCTGGAGGATCGCGCGGCATGA
- a CDS encoding alpha/beta fold hydrolase, whose protein sequence is MTLPQGRDFRPAWPLNSGHIQTMLSSSSVRRMLLPRHAYKVLEGAEPVMVDGGDGVRLTGAYTAQKTQATSCGLAVLFHGWEGSVDSTYVLQTGSRLLDDGWDIFRLNFRDHGESHGLNEALFHSCRLDEVVHALGDIARRWAAPRMVLAGFSLGGNFALRAAMQAPVKNIPLDYALAVCPIIDPSEGLFSLEESAPWFYQAYFMNKWRRSLRAKQAAFPHSEYFELQELKQNLRGLTEALVLRHTDFDSLQAYLDGYSVAGRALAAMQIPATILTARDDPVIPVDAFEKLELPHNVELDIAPYGGHCGFIRGWDMTSYCDDYIAARFNALIG, encoded by the coding sequence ATGACGCTGCCACAGGGACGGGACTTCCGTCCCGCATGGCCGCTTAACAGCGGTCATATCCAGACCATGCTTTCCTCCAGCAGCGTGCGCCGCATGCTGCTTCCGCGCCACGCTTACAAAGTGCTGGAAGGCGCGGAGCCAGTGATGGTCGATGGTGGCGATGGCGTACGCCTTACCGGCGCCTACACCGCACAGAAAACGCAGGCCACCTCATGTGGCCTCGCCGTACTGTTCCACGGCTGGGAAGGCAGCGTCGATTCCACCTATGTCCTGCAGACCGGCAGCCGTCTGCTGGATGACGGTTGGGACATCTTCCGGCTCAACTTCCGCGATCACGGTGAAAGCCACGGCTTGAACGAGGCGCTGTTCCATTCCTGCCGGCTCGATGAAGTCGTGCATGCGCTGGGCGATATCGCCCGCCGCTGGGCCGCGCCGCGGATGGTGTTGGCAGGTTTTTCACTGGGAGGGAACTTTGCCCTGCGCGCGGCCATGCAAGCCCCCGTGAAAAACATTCCGCTGGACTACGCACTGGCGGTATGCCCCATCATCGATCCCAGCGAAGGCTTGTTTTCGCTGGAAGAATCCGCGCCGTGGTTCTACCAGGCATATTTCATGAACAAATGGCGCCGCTCGCTGCGCGCCAAGCAAGCCGCTTTTCCCCATAGTGAATATTTCGAGTTGCAGGAACTGAAACAGAACCTGCGTGGCCTCACCGAGGCGTTAGTACTGCGCCATACCGATTTCGACTCGCTGCAGGCTTATCTGGATGGCTATTCGGTCGCTGGTCGCGCGTTGGCAGCCATGCAGATACCCGCTACCATCCTCACGGCGCGCGACGATCCGGTCATCCCCGTCGATGCTTTTGAAAAGCTTGAGCTGCCACATAACGTGGAGCTGGACATTGCCCCCTATGGCGGGCACTGTGGTTTCATCCGAGGCTGGGACATGACCAGCTATTGCGACGATTACATCGCTGCGCGTTTCAATGCCCTCATAGGATAA
- the phhA gene encoding phenylalanine 4-monooxygenase, giving the protein MDTRAAPRKVEHQQTDRGYVPVYATGVVKQPWESYTRTDHEVWDTLYKRQCELLPGRACKEFLAGVERFGLGDGGIPKFSELNKVLGKATGWELVAVEGLLPDEVFFDHLANRRFPVSWWIRKPEQLDYLSEPDLFHDLFGHVPLLLNPVFADYMQAYGRGGMKAFNIGPEALMNLTRLYWYTVEFGLINTSEGMRIYGAGIVSSKGESIYCLDSPAPNRIGFGLERVMNTRYRIDTYQQTYFVIDSFEQLFEATQPDFTPIYAKLKPLSARAAADVLDHDHVFNRGTREGFATDADT; this is encoded by the coding sequence ATGGACACCCGCGCCGCGCCCCGCAAAGTCGAACACCAGCAGACCGACCGCGGCTATGTGCCGGTGTACGCCACCGGCGTGGTAAAGCAGCCGTGGGAGTCCTATACCCGCACCGACCACGAGGTGTGGGACACCCTGTACAAGCGCCAGTGTGAACTGTTGCCCGGACGCGCCTGCAAGGAATTCCTGGCTGGCGTAGAGCGTTTTGGCCTGGGTGACGGTGGCATCCCCAAGTTCTCCGAGCTCAATAAGGTACTGGGCAAGGCCACGGGCTGGGAATTGGTTGCGGTGGAAGGCCTGCTGCCTGACGAAGTGTTCTTCGATCATCTGGCCAATCGCCGCTTCCCGGTGAGCTGGTGGATCCGTAAGCCAGAGCAGCTCGATTACCTGAGCGAGCCCGACCTGTTCCACGACCTGTTCGGCCACGTGCCATTACTGCTCAACCCGGTCTTTGCCGACTACATGCAAGCCTACGGCCGCGGCGGCATGAAGGCGTTCAACATCGGCCCCGAAGCGCTGATGAACCTCACCCGCCTGTACTGGTACACGGTGGAATTCGGCCTGATCAACACTAGCGAAGGCATGCGCATCTACGGCGCCGGTATTGTCAGCTCCAAGGGTGAGTCGATCTACTGCCTGGATTCGCCAGCGCCAAACCGCATCGGCTTTGGCCTGGAGCGCGTGATGAATACGCGCTACCGCATCGATACATATCAACAGACCTATTTCGTGATCGACAGCTTCGAGCAATTGTTTGAAGCCACCCAACCAGACTTCACACCGATCTACGCCAAGCTCAAGCCCCTATCGGCTCGTGCGGCAGCCGACGTACTGGACCACGACCATGTGTTCAACCGCGGCACGCGCGAAGGGTTTGCAACCGACGCGGACACCTGA
- a CDS encoding RES family NAD+ phosphorylase yields MSIDTPPLRRIRWSQAYRIVPSRFPPAGLFDRIADPADLDAVFAIEALTNPRLREEANTLRLVPRDRRISGPGSTPIMAAFTHLNPEGSRFSDGSWGVFYAAHTVTTAVEETVYHRERFLAATAEPACDIEMRCYGTRVDSKLHDIRGGWPEAHDPDSYVAGVKLARELRAAGSNGIVYDSARHREGECLAAFYPDVIAPCVQAQHLTYRWDGKRIVKVWEVSEIKRG; encoded by the coding sequence ATGTCTATCGACACGCCCCCCCTTCGACGCATCCGCTGGAGCCAGGCCTATCGCATCGTGCCGAGCCGCTTTCCACCGGCTGGGTTGTTCGATCGCATCGCCGATCCCGCTGACCTTGATGCCGTCTTCGCGATCGAAGCATTGACCAATCCTCGTTTGCGCGAGGAAGCCAATACACTACGCCTGGTGCCGCGTGATCGCCGCATTAGCGGACCAGGGAGCACGCCCATCATGGCCGCTTTCACGCATCTCAATCCGGAAGGCAGTCGCTTTTCCGACGGTAGCTGGGGCGTGTTCTACGCGGCGCACACGGTAACCACGGCGGTGGAAGAAACCGTCTATCACCGCGAACGGTTTCTGGCCGCCACGGCTGAACCTGCTTGCGATATCGAAATGCGCTGCTACGGCACCCGCGTGGATAGCAAGCTGCACGATATACGCGGCGGTTGGCCGGAAGCACACGATCCCGACAGCTATGTCGCAGGCGTCAAGCTGGCGCGCGAGCTGCGCGCCGCGGGTTCCAACGGCATCGTTTACGACAGCGCACGGCACCGCGAAGGCGAATGCCTCGCGGCTTTTTATCCGGACGTGATCGCTCCTTGCGTACAGGCCCAACATCTGACCTATCGCTGGGATGGCAAGCGCATCGTGAAGGTATGGGAAGTAAGCGAGATAAAGCGCGGTTAA